A genomic region of uncultured Roseibium sp. contains the following coding sequences:
- a CDS encoding penicillin-binding protein 1A — MVKFFGYLFGIGAALALLVAAGVWMYLQHLDEDIPDYTALKNYEPPVMTRVHAADGSLMAEYATERRMFLPIQAMPDRVKQAFISAEDKNFYSHIGVDPEGIARAAVRFVQNYGSGRRPEGASTITQQVAKNFLLTNDLSIVRKIKEAILSLRIEQAYTKDEILELYLNENFFGLGAYGIAAAALIYYDKSVHELELDEVAYMAALLKAPNNYHPFRHTDRAIARRNYVLDRMIADGYVTIEEGEEAKKKPIDVKPRKSGSRLFAAEYFTEEVRREVAEIFGTTRLYEGGLSVRSTLDPELQTMARKSLMDGLIDFDRKRGSWNGPIDRIALGADWGVDLGKIEGLSDIPEWTLAVVLESGGEQATVGVQPDKLVSGKLSKERKSGPLFLETMKWARVNGRAPGSVSDVLAPGDVVYVQESPVAPGTYELRQIPKVSGALVAMDPYTGRVLALVGGFSFAQSEFNRATQAYRQPGSSFKPFLYAAALDNGYTPSSVIMDAPLEISQGPGLGTWRPQNYGGKFYGPSTLRTGIELSRNVMTVRLAQDMGMPLVAEYSKRFGIYDNMLPVLSMSLGAGETTVLRMTTAYATIANGGRKVRPTLIDRIQDRYGRTIYKHDSRICDGCTQNAWEGQQEPILIDDREQVLDPMTAYQITSMMEGVVQRGTATSVRAVERPVAGKTGTTNDEKDAWFMGYTPDLAVGVFVGFDNPKPMGRGATGGQVAAPIFTDFVKKALADKPPVEFRVPRGLQLIAINRRTGGRAAPGSPGAILEAFKPGMTPNDSYAVIDFQSQLGVPTAVSPEAQQAVTVGTGGLY; from the coding sequence TTGGTTAAATTTTTTGGCTATCTTTTCGGCATCGGGGCCGCGCTCGCGCTCCTGGTCGCAGCGGGTGTGTGGATGTATCTGCAGCACCTGGACGAGGACATTCCGGACTACACGGCGCTGAAGAACTACGAGCCGCCCGTCATGACGCGCGTTCACGCCGCCGATGGCAGTCTCATGGCCGAGTATGCGACCGAGCGGCGCATGTTTCTGCCGATACAGGCCATGCCGGATCGTGTGAAGCAGGCGTTCATTTCTGCGGAAGACAAGAATTTCTACTCGCATATCGGCGTCGATCCGGAAGGCATTGCCCGTGCGGCCGTCCGGTTCGTGCAGAATTACGGCTCCGGACGGCGTCCGGAAGGGGCGTCGACGATCACCCAGCAGGTCGCGAAGAACTTCCTGCTGACAAACGATCTTTCCATCGTCCGCAAGATCAAGGAAGCCATCCTTTCGCTGCGTATCGAGCAGGCCTACACCAAAGACGAGATTCTCGAACTCTACCTCAATGAGAACTTTTTCGGTCTGGGAGCCTACGGGATCGCCGCTGCCGCGCTGATTTACTACGACAAGTCGGTTCACGAACTGGAACTCGACGAAGTCGCCTACATGGCGGCGCTTCTTAAAGCTCCCAACAACTATCATCCCTTCAGGCACACCGACCGCGCGATCGCGCGCCGCAACTATGTTCTCGACCGCATGATCGCGGACGGGTATGTGACGATCGAAGAAGGCGAAGAGGCGAAAAAGAAGCCGATCGACGTCAAGCCTCGGAAATCCGGCTCCCGGCTGTTTGCCGCAGAGTACTTCACGGAAGAAGTGCGCAGGGAAGTCGCCGAGATTTTCGGAACCACCCGTCTTTACGAAGGCGGTCTGTCCGTTCGTTCCACGCTCGATCCCGAATTGCAGACAATGGCCCGCAAGTCGCTCATGGACGGTTTGATCGATTTCGACCGAAAGCGCGGCAGCTGGAACGGGCCCATCGACCGGATTGCACTCGGTGCGGACTGGGGCGTTGACCTTGGCAAGATCGAAGGCCTCAGCGACATTCCCGAATGGACGCTTGCCGTGGTCCTGGAAAGCGGCGGCGAACAGGCGACCGTCGGTGTGCAGCCGGACAAGCTGGTGAGCGGCAAGCTTTCGAAAGAGCGGAAAAGCGGTCCGCTGTTCCTGGAGACGATGAAGTGGGCGCGTGTCAACGGACGCGCGCCGGGCTCCGTATCCGATGTGCTTGCGCCAGGTGACGTCGTTTACGTGCAGGAGAGCCCGGTTGCTCCGGGCACGTATGAACTCAGGCAGATCCCCAAAGTGTCCGGCGCGCTGGTTGCAATGGATCCCTATACCGGCCGCGTTCTTGCCCTGGTGGGCGGCTTCAGCTTCGCGCAGAGTGAGTTCAACCGGGCAACGCAGGCCTACCGTCAGCCGGGCTCGTCGTTCAAACCGTTCCTTTACGCTGCGGCGCTGGACAACGGTTACACGCCGTCTTCGGTGATCATGGACGCACCGCTCGAAATCAGCCAGGGTCCCGGCCTAGGGACGTGGCGGCCGCAGAACTATGGCGGCAAATTCTACGGGCCTTCCACGCTTCGGACGGGGATCGAACTCTCCAGGAACGTGATGACAGTCCGTCTCGCCCAGGACATGGGCATGCCCCTGGTTGCCGAATATTCCAAGCGGTTCGGGATCTACGACAACATGCTGCCGGTCCTGTCGATGTCGCTGGGGGCAGGGGAAACCACGGTCCTGAGGATGACGACCGCCTATGCGACGATCGCGAATGGTGGTCGAAAGGTCCGCCCGACCCTGATCGACAGGATCCAGGACCGATACGGCCGTACGATCTACAAGCATGACAGCCGGATTTGCGACGGTTGCACGCAAAATGCCTGGGAAGGGCAGCAGGAGCCGATCCTGATCGATGACCGTGAGCAGGTTCTTGATCCCATGACGGCCTATCAGATCACGTCGATGATGGAAGGCGTCGTCCAGCGCGGCACCGCCACCTCCGTGCGTGCCGTAGAGCGGCCCGTTGCCGGCAAGACCGGGACCACCAACGACGAGAAAGACGCCTGGTTCATGGGCTACACGCCTGATCTGGCCGTCGGTGTTTTCGTCGGCTTCGACAATCCCAAACCCATGGGACGCGGCGCCACAGGCGGTCAGGTCGCAGCGCCGATCTTCACCGACTTCGTCAAGAAGGCGCTTGCCGACAAGCCGCCGGTCGAGTTCCGCGTGCCGCGCGGGCTTCAGCTGATTGCCATCAACCGGCGGACCGGCGGGCGCGCAGCGCCCGGATCACCCGGCGCAATCCTGGAAGCATTCAAGCCCGGGATGACACCGAACGACAGCTACGCGGTCATTGATTTCCAGAGCCAGCTCGGTGTGCCGACGGCTGTCTCGCCGGAGGCGCAGCAAGCGGTGACCGTGGGGACCGGCGGCCTTTACTGA
- a CDS encoding N-acetylmuramoyl-L-alanine amidase → MKKNAPKPEVALVAGAISRAADLMRTATTLFFFTFLLLMGGAQANPALAAAAKVIGARVAGDAERTRFVLDLDTQVKPAISGLARPFRLIVDLPEVEFKLPGGAGETGRGMVTTWRYGLFAQGKSRIVMDLSGPVSVDKTFFLPAVDDQPARLVIDLVRSSPEDFDTFVLNSRKAEKASEAKTAPKTDRLGEGAKKGDRPLIVLDPGHGGIDNGATGVGGTLEKAIVLDFANLLKEKLEKSGLYDVRLTREDDTFVSLSRRVEIGHELEADLFISIHADSVRRGRKLARGATVYTLSDKASDQLSEELAEVENMSDIIAGVELDEEPTDVTDILLDLAKRETRSFSNYFAKTLVTELKSAVRLINNPHRSAGFRVLKAHDVPSVLVELGYLSNEHDEKLLITEEWRERMANAMSDAIHGFFRPRLVRKKGTLSQ, encoded by the coding sequence GTGAAGAAAAACGCGCCGAAACCTGAGGTGGCGCTTGTTGCGGGGGCCATTTCGCGCGCCGCTGACCTGATGCGGACGGCGACCACGCTGTTTTTTTTCACTTTCCTGCTCCTCATGGGAGGCGCACAGGCAAATCCGGCGTTGGCGGCGGCTGCGAAGGTCATCGGCGCGCGCGTTGCCGGTGATGCGGAGCGCACCCGATTCGTTCTCGACCTCGATACGCAGGTCAAACCGGCCATATCGGGACTTGCACGTCCCTTCCGTCTGATTGTCGACCTCCCCGAGGTCGAATTCAAACTGCCGGGCGGTGCGGGCGAGACGGGCCGCGGCATGGTGACAACTTGGCGGTACGGGCTGTTTGCTCAGGGAAAGTCCCGGATCGTCATGGACTTGAGTGGACCTGTCAGTGTCGACAAGACTTTCTTTCTGCCGGCGGTTGACGATCAGCCCGCAAGACTTGTCATCGACCTCGTCAGGTCGTCGCCGGAAGACTTCGATACGTTCGTGCTGAACTCCCGCAAGGCGGAGAAGGCGAGTGAAGCGAAAACGGCGCCCAAGACCGACCGTCTTGGTGAGGGGGCGAAAAAAGGCGACAGGCCCCTGATCGTGCTGGACCCCGGACACGGGGGCATCGACAACGGTGCCACAGGGGTTGGCGGAACGCTGGAGAAGGCGATCGTACTGGATTTCGCGAACCTGCTGAAGGAGAAGCTGGAAAAGAGCGGACTTTACGATGTGCGTCTGACGCGCGAGGACGACACGTTTGTGTCACTTTCCCGGCGTGTCGAGATAGGTCACGAGCTTGAGGCCGATCTTTTCATATCCATTCACGCTGATTCGGTTCGCCGGGGCAGGAAACTGGCGCGCGGTGCGACGGTGTACACGCTGTCGGACAAGGCATCCGATCAGTTGTCGGAGGAACTGGCGGAAGTTGAAAACATGTCCGACATCATTGCCGGTGTTGAACTTGACGAGGAGCCGACGGACGTCACCGATATCCTGCTTGATCTCGCCAAGCGCGAGACCCGTTCCTTTTCGAACTACTTTGCGAAAACACTGGTGACCGAGCTCAAGAGTGCCGTCCGGTTGATCAACAATCCGCACAGATCTGCGGGCTTTCGCGTTCTCAAGGCACATGATGTGCCGTCGGTTCTGGTCGAGCTGGGATATCTTTCCAACGAGCACGACGAAAAACTGCTGATTACAGAAGAGTGGCGGGAGCGCATGGCGAACGCGATGAGCGATGCCATACACGGCTTTTTCAGGCCCAGGCTGGTCCGGAAGAAAGGGACGCTTTCACAGTAA
- a CDS encoding Rne/Rng family ribonuclease codes for MANKMLIDAGHPEETRVVVVRGNRVEEFDFEAANRKQLRGNIYLAKVTRVEPSLQAAFVEYGGNRHGFLAFSEIHPDYYQIPVADREALLAAEAAERQKDDQDADEKPKRRRKSRAAKNESAETVASEKVDADEKSEAAASDEGAGEAAEATGEAEETVDASPEDSADAPASDDGTADKLAAASDGDPAEETASEDETDPAEEADEDQDSDAEENGDEDAVAAADAEEETEKPVRARSRRRRRSRDDDDEVDSEDDMVESVGAEDAMEEVPERTVPLRKQYKIQEVIKRRQIILVQVVKEERGNKGAALTTYLSLAGRYSVLMPNTARGGGISRKITQPTDRKRLKKIASELDVPEGMGVILRTAGASRTKAEIKRDFEYLMRLWENVRELTLKSSAPSLVYEEGSLVKRSIRDLYNKDINEVLVSGDDGYREAKDFMRMLMPSHAKNVQPYRDPSPLFIRYGVEPQLDAMFSPQVTLKSGGYIVINQTEALVSIDVNSGKSTREHNIEDTALQTNLEAAEEVTRQLRLRDLAGLVVIDFIDMEESKNNRAVERKLKDCLKNDRARIQVGRISHFGLLEMSRQRIRTGVLESSTTPCPHCQGTGMIRSVESVALHVLRSIEDNLLKGATHDLIIRTTTQVALYILNQKRSNLSDLEMRFAVEIEVNADEMVNGQLYVLERGAPIDRDRVPPPAPIVHPDTVEIIDEETDQPVIEEQAQDEDGGDRRRRRRRKRRRNGSDGAQETQDGQQTAAESDESEKEDRTTLDAESEDGDSDEPRRKRRRGRRGGRRGRRNGEDADLQTDEEVAANAENQEDTGSPEDGAEAPEADAAETDTPALADAGMEAAPTGESDAVVETDEAETATDDAQVEAEPEVTSDANGETTEMSGAETDEPAVQAEESPSPEDIVVETPTSEQPVPNETAGEETAAKPSAPAEPVVTSETTGDEEEDKPKRVGWWQRGRSFF; via the coding sequence ATGGCAAACAAAATGCTGATCGACGCGGGCCACCCGGAAGAGACCCGGGTCGTCGTCGTACGTGGCAATCGTGTTGAAGAATTCGACTTTGAGGCGGCAAACAGGAAGCAGCTACGCGGAAATATATATCTGGCGAAAGTGACCCGGGTCGAACCGTCCCTGCAGGCGGCTTTCGTTGAATATGGCGGGAACCGGCACGGTTTCCTCGCGTTTAGCGAAATTCATCCGGACTACTACCAGATCCCGGTCGCGGACCGCGAAGCCCTTTTGGCTGCGGAAGCCGCTGAACGTCAGAAAGACGACCAGGACGCGGACGAGAAACCGAAGCGTCGGCGCAAGTCCCGGGCTGCGAAAAACGAGTCTGCCGAGACTGTCGCCAGCGAGAAGGTTGATGCCGATGAAAAATCGGAAGCGGCCGCCTCTGATGAGGGTGCAGGCGAAGCCGCCGAGGCGACCGGCGAAGCAGAAGAAACCGTAGACGCAAGCCCTGAAGATTCGGCAGATGCCCCGGCCTCCGATGACGGGACGGCGGACAAGCTTGCTGCGGCGTCTGACGGCGATCCTGCAGAAGAGACTGCTTCGGAAGACGAGACGGATCCGGCTGAAGAAGCCGACGAAGATCAGGACTCGGACGCTGAGGAGAACGGCGATGAAGATGCCGTGGCAGCAGCCGATGCAGAAGAAGAAACCGAAAAGCCGGTCCGGGCGCGCAGCCGCCGGCGCCGGCGCTCCCGCGACGACGACGACGAAGTCGACAGCGAAGACGACATGGTCGAATCCGTCGGCGCGGAAGACGCGATGGAAGAAGTGCCCGAGCGCACCGTTCCCTTACGCAAGCAGTACAAGATCCAGGAAGTCATCAAGCGCCGACAGATCATTCTGGTTCAGGTCGTCAAGGAAGAACGCGGCAACAAGGGTGCCGCGCTCACCACCTATCTTTCCCTCGCGGGCCGCTACTCTGTCCTGATGCCGAATACGGCTCGCGGCGGCGGCATCTCCAGGAAGATCACCCAGCCGACTGACCGCAAGCGCTTGAAGAAGATCGCTTCCGAACTCGATGTTCCGGAAGGCATGGGCGTGATCCTGCGCACGGCAGGCGCGAGCCGGACCAAGGCCGAAATCAAGCGGGATTTTGAATATCTCATGCGCCTTTGGGAGAATGTGCGTGAGCTGACGCTGAAATCGAGCGCGCCAAGCCTCGTCTACGAGGAAGGCAGTCTGGTCAAGCGATCGATACGCGACCTTTACAACAAGGACATAAACGAAGTTCTTGTTTCGGGAGATGACGGATACCGTGAGGCCAAGGACTTCATGCGCATGCTCATGCCGAGCCACGCGAAGAATGTTCAACCCTATCGCGATCCTTCGCCGCTGTTCATTCGATACGGCGTCGAACCCCAGCTCGACGCCATGTTCTCGCCGCAGGTGACGCTGAAGTCGGGCGGATACATCGTCATCAACCAGACAGAAGCCCTTGTTTCGATCGATGTGAACTCCGGCAAGTCGACGCGGGAACACAATATCGAGGACACGGCGCTCCAGACGAACCTGGAAGCGGCGGAAGAAGTCACGCGCCAACTGCGTCTCAGAGATCTTGCCGGTCTCGTCGTGATCGACTTTATCGACATGGAAGAGTCGAAAAACAATCGCGCGGTCGAACGGAAGCTGAAAGACTGTCTCAAGAACGACCGCGCACGCATTCAGGTCGGCCGGATTTCGCATTTCGGACTGCTGGAAATGTCCCGTCAGAGGATCCGCACCGGCGTCCTGGAAAGCTCGACGACACCGTGCCCGCACTGTCAGGGCACCGGCATGATCCGCTCTGTCGAGTCGGTCGCCCTGCACGTGCTGCGTTCCATTGAAGACAACCTCCTGAAGGGCGCTACGCACGATCTCATCATCCGGACGACAACACAGGTCGCGCTTTACATTCTCAATCAGAAGCGCTCCAACCTGTCCGATCTGGAAATGCGGTTTGCCGTCGAAATCGAGGTCAATGCAGACGAGATGGTCAACGGCCAGCTCTATGTCCTGGAGCGTGGTGCGCCGATAGACCGCGACCGGGTGCCCCCACCGGCCCCCATCGTTCATCCCGACACCGTCGAGATCATCGACGAAGAGACCGATCAGCCGGTCATCGAGGAACAGGCGCAGGACGAAGACGGCGGCGACCGTCGTCGTAGACGTCGCAGAAAGCGCCGCAGGAACGGTTCGGACGGCGCCCAGGAAACTCAGGACGGTCAGCAGACCGCGGCCGAATCGGACGAGTCCGAAAAGGAAGACCGGACAACCCTGGACGCGGAATCAGAAGACGGAGACTCCGATGAACCCCGCCGCAAGCGCCGGCGCGGGCGAAGAGGTGGGCGTCGCGGTCGCCGGAATGGTGAAGACGCGGATCTTCAGACCGACGAAGAGGTTGCCGCCAATGCGGAGAACCAGGAAGACACCGGTTCGCCGGAAGACGGTGCGGAGGCACCTGAAGCCGATGCGGCAGAAACGGACACCCCTGCCCTCGCGGACGCAGGCATGGAAGCCGCACCGACCGGAGAATCAGACGCCGTCGTAGAGACTGACGAAGCCGAGACGGCTACGGATGACGCTCAGGTGGAAGCGGAACCGGAAGTCACATCCGATGCAAATGGTGAAACGACCGAAATGAGCGGCGCTGAAACGGATGAACCGGCGGTTCAGGCGGAAGAAAGCCCTTCCCCTGAGGACATCGTCGTGGAAACTCCGACTTCCGAACAGCCCGTACCAAATGAAACCGCAGGCGAGGAAACGGCCGCCAAACCGTCTGCGCCGGCAGAACCGGTCGTTACAAGTGAGACGACCGGGGACGAAGAGGAAGACAAACCCAAGCGCGTCGGCTGGTGGCAGCGTGGCAGGTCGTTCTTCTGA
- a CDS encoding aminotransferase class I/II-fold pyridoxal phosphate-dependent enzyme, whose translation MTDIAFRPSRRSDVSPFIAMDVLAEAARLEADGRSIVHMEVGQPSAPAPKAALEAARQALEHGRLGYTEAAGISPLRNALSAHYRRTYGVEVPRDRITVTTGSSAGFNLTFLAAFDVGDRIVLTRPGYPAYRNILKSLGLVPVELAVGPETRWCLTPDHLEAAQADGPIKGVLVASPANPTGTMMSADALAELVAYCDAENIWFISDEIYHGLDYADDQTTALALSQNAIIINSFSKYYCMTGWRIGWMVLPEQLVRPVERIAQNLYISAPEISQIAATAALGSVQELEAVKAGYVENRALLLDGLPKVGLDRLLPVDGAFYIYADISKYSSDSLDFARKLLHQTGIAATPGVDFDPLNGHAFLRFSFAGAHEHMKEALMRLSDFLS comes from the coding sequence ATGACAGATATCGCTTTCCGACCTTCCCGGCGCAGTGACGTGTCGCCCTTCATCGCCATGGACGTGCTTGCCGAAGCGGCGAGACTGGAAGCCGATGGCCGGTCGATCGTTCACATGGAGGTTGGCCAACCGTCTGCGCCCGCTCCGAAAGCGGCGCTCGAGGCAGCCCGTCAAGCCCTGGAGCACGGACGTCTGGGCTACACGGAGGCGGCCGGGATCAGTCCTCTTCGCAACGCCCTTTCAGCGCACTACCGGCGCACGTACGGTGTCGAGGTGCCCCGGGACAGGATCACGGTTACGACCGGTTCCTCGGCAGGTTTCAATCTGACCTTTCTTGCCGCTTTCGATGTCGGTGACCGGATCGTGCTGACGAGGCCCGGTTACCCGGCCTACCGCAATATCCTGAAGTCGCTTGGACTGGTACCTGTCGAACTGGCTGTCGGCCCGGAGACGCGCTGGTGCCTGACCCCGGATCATCTTGAGGCGGCGCAGGCAGACGGGCCGATCAAGGGCGTCCTGGTCGCCAGTCCGGCAAACCCGACGGGCACGATGATGAGCGCTGACGCCCTGGCCGAACTGGTCGCCTATTGCGACGCGGAGAACATCTGGTTCATTTCGGACGAGATCTATCACGGCCTCGATTATGCGGACGATCAGACTACCGCGCTCGCGCTTTCGCAAAACGCGATCATCATCAACAGCTTCTCAAAATATTACTGCATGACTGGCTGGCGGATCGGCTGGATGGTCCTTCCGGAACAACTGGTGCGCCCGGTGGAGCGGATTGCCCAGAACCTTTACATATCCGCCCCCGAAATCTCCCAGATTGCGGCAACTGCCGCACTGGGTTCCGTTCAGGAACTGGAGGCCGTGAAAGCCGGCTACGTCGAAAATCGGGCGCTCCTTCTGGACGGCCTGCCGAAGGTCGGGCTGGACAGACTTTTGCCCGTGGATGGGGCCTTCTATATTTACGCCGATATCAGCAAGTACAGCAGCGACAGTCTCGATTTTGCGCGCAAGCTGTTGCACCAGACCGGTATCGCAGCAACGCCCGGCGTTGATTTCGATCCGCTGAACGGGCACGCGTTCCTGCGGTTTTCGTTCGCCGGAGCCCACGAACACATGAAAGAAGCGCTGATGCGCCTTTCGGATTTTCTCAGCTGA
- a CDS encoding M48 family metalloprotease, which yields MPVTPSPDRTTLRQSIRRTVATLCSAAIAIPLVVTPANAQRGKVPIVRDAETEALLKDYAKPLFKVAGIAQSEPQIILVNDKSFNAFVPDSRRMFINIGVLMDAETPNEVIGVIAHETGHIAGRHLVRLRAAAANAQIIAVIGMLLGASAAAAGAASGSGRAASGGAAAALSAPEVGRRSLLAYQRGEEAAADRAALRYLNATGQSARGMLKTFQRMSEQQLFSSQFADPYAQSHPMAQERYSGLQREAQKSEYFDKPDDYVLQYRHEQVRAKLFAFSSHPSATLRAYPRSNKSPAAQYARAIAAMKSRGKGAVKEIDALIRTQPNNPHYYELKGQALMEGGDPKRAIAPFRKALSFKPNEPQFLVWLGYALVGANNPAYLQEAERVLKRAIALDENSGVAYSQLAIAHGRQGERAEADLATAKGLMVRGDFDAAKRYAARAQKSLKRGSPAWVQADDIVAYKPPNVGNRR from the coding sequence ATGCCGGTTACCCCATCACCAGACAGGACAACATTGCGACAGTCGATACGCAGGACAGTCGCGACCCTGTGCTCAGCAGCAATCGCCATTCCACTCGTCGTCACACCCGCCAATGCACAGCGGGGCAAAGTGCCGATCGTCCGCGACGCGGAAACGGAAGCGCTGCTGAAAGACTACGCAAAACCGCTTTTCAAGGTTGCCGGGATCGCCCAGTCCGAGCCTCAGATCATCCTTGTCAACGACAAGTCATTCAATGCCTTCGTGCCCGACTCCCGGCGCATGTTCATCAACATCGGCGTGCTCATGGACGCGGAGACCCCCAACGAGGTTATCGGTGTCATCGCCCATGAAACGGGCCATATCGCCGGGCGGCATCTGGTGAGGCTTCGGGCTGCAGCCGCCAACGCACAGATCATCGCGGTGATCGGTATGCTGCTGGGTGCAAGCGCCGCTGCTGCAGGTGCGGCGTCCGGATCCGGTCGTGCCGCCTCCGGTGGCGCCGCCGCCGCCCTGAGCGCACCCGAAGTCGGCAGGAGATCGCTGCTTGCCTATCAGCGAGGAGAAGAAGCGGCCGCGGACCGTGCAGCTCTTCGGTACCTCAACGCGACCGGACAGAGCGCGCGCGGCATGTTGAAGACATTTCAGCGCATGTCCGAGCAGCAGCTTTTTTCAAGCCAGTTCGCCGACCCCTATGCACAAAGTCATCCGATGGCGCAGGAGCGCTATAGCGGACTGCAGCGTGAAGCCCAGAAGTCCGAGTACTTCGACAAGCCGGACGATTATGTACTGCAGTATCGGCACGAGCAGGTTCGCGCCAAGCTGTTTGCGTTTTCAAGCCATCCATCCGCGACGCTGCGCGCATATCCGCGCAGCAACAAGAGCCCTGCCGCCCAGTATGCGCGGGCGATCGCCGCAATGAAGAGCCGCGGCAAAGGGGCCGTTAAGGAAATCGACGCCCTGATCCGCACACAGCCGAACAATCCGCACTATTACGAGCTCAAGGGACAGGCCCTGATGGAAGGCGGCGATCCGAAGCGTGCGATTGCGCCCTTCAGGAAGGCTCTTTCCTTCAAGCCCAACGAGCCACAGTTCCTTGTCTGGCTCGGATACGCACTCGTGGGGGCCAACAATCCTGCCTATCTGCAGGAGGCAGAGCGCGTTTTGAAGCGGGCGATTGCGCTGGATGAGAATTCAGGCGTTGCCTACAGTCAGCTTGCGATCGCTCATGGACGGCAGGGAGAACGGGCGGAAGCCGATCTTGCCACTGCAAAGGGACTGATGGTGCGCGGAGATTTCGATGCGGCCAAGCGATATGCGGCCCGTGCTCAAAAAAGTTTGAAGCGCGGATCGCCGGCATGGGTTCAAGCGGACGACATTGTGGCGTACAAACCACCTAACGTTGGGAATCGCCGGTGA
- a CDS encoding DsbA family protein produces MINPYSYPHRFLSAAFLRIASAAALALTLMAGSVSAQDLSRSDVEKIVREYLLENPEIIAEAFNELQRREQAAEEAARLQALNDSADVLFNSTRQVVLGNPEGSVTLVEFFDYNCGYCKRAYGDMVRLIDENPELKVVLKEFPVLGQGSVEAAQVAVAVNSIAPDKYGEFHEALLMSRGQANLASALAAATEIGLSEAELQTALATDEAGQTIEEVYTLANRLGLTGTPSYVVGNEVVMGAVGYEQLRTKIEALKDCDQTTC; encoded by the coding sequence ATGATCAATCCTTACTCATACCCGCATCGGTTCTTGTCGGCCGCGTTTCTTCGCATCGCTTCGGCAGCTGCACTGGCGCTCACGCTCATGGCGGGATCCGTGTCGGCACAGGATCTCAGCCGCAGCGACGTTGAGAAAATCGTTCGCGAATACCTTCTGGAAAACCCGGAGATCATTGCCGAGGCATTCAATGAGCTGCAGCGCCGTGAGCAGGCTGCCGAAGAAGCAGCCCGGCTTCAGGCGCTGAACGACAGCGCGGACGTGCTGTTCAATTCGACGCGGCAGGTTGTTCTGGGCAATCCGGAAGGGTCCGTCACCTTGGTCGAGTTCTTCGACTACAACTGCGGGTACTGCAAGCGTGCGTATGGCGACATGGTCCGTCTCATCGACGAGAACCCGGAACTCAAGGTCGTCTTGAAGGAATTTCCCGTCCTTGGCCAGGGTTCGGTCGAAGCAGCCCAGGTTGCCGTTGCCGTCAACTCCATAGCGCCGGACAAATACGGCGAGTTCCACGAAGCGCTTCTGATGAGCCGAGGCCAGGCCAACCTCGCCAGCGCCCTTGCCGCTGCCACGGAAATCGGCCTGTCCGAAGCCGAATTGCAGACAGCCCTTGCAACGGACGAGGCCGGCCAGACGATCGAGGAGGTTTACACGCTGGCAAACCGCCTCGGCCTGACAGGCACGCCGTCTTATGTCGTCGGAAACGAGGTTGTCATGGGCGCGGTCGGCTACGAGCAGCTGCGGACAAAGATCGAGGCCTTGAAGGATTGCGACCAGACCACATGCTGA
- the accB gene encoding acetyl-CoA carboxylase biotin carboxyl carrier protein, which produces MRNDNKKFDTALIRDLAVLLDETNLSEIELEQGDTRIRVARQMSINAPVNVATPVAAAAPAVAEPVARTVEAVEEKPAQAGSSVTSPMVGTAYISPEPGTAPFIQVGDKVTEGQTILIIEAMKTMNNIPSTKSGTVKQILVDDAQPVEFGEPLIVVE; this is translated from the coding sequence ATGCGTAACGATAACAAGAAATTCGACACGGCCCTGATCCGCGATCTCGCGGTCCTGTTGGACGAGACCAACCTCTCCGAGATTGAACTGGAACAAGGCGATACACGTATCCGCGTTGCCCGTCAGATGTCGATAAACGCTCCCGTCAACGTCGCCACACCAGTGGCGGCAGCAGCTCCTGCGGTTGCGGAACCGGTTGCCAGGACGGTTGAAGCGGTTGAGGAAAAACCTGCCCAGGCGGGCTCTTCGGTGACGTCGCCGATGGTAGGCACGGCCTATATTTCACCTGAGCCGGGCACAGCACCCTTCATTCAGGTTGGCGACAAGGTGACGGAAGGCCAGACGATCCTGATCATCGAAGCCATGAAAACAATGAACAACATCCCCTCCACGAAATCCGGCACTGTGAAACAGATCCTGGTCGACGATGCACAGCCGGTGGAATTCGGCGAACCGCTTATCGTCGTCGAGTAA